From Canis lupus baileyi chromosome X, mCanLup2.hap1, whole genome shotgun sequence:
agatgatgaatcttaactaaacttactgtagtaatcatttcacaatatatgtatatcaaaccatcatgctatatatcttaaacttatacagtggtGTATGTTCCTGTTATCCAGGCTTAACCCTATGTGACTCTTCCTGGCAACCTTCACTCCTTTGTAGCTATAAGTAACAAAGAGTTCTGCCTTCTATCTTTGTGACAGTGTGTTGTGTTCTGCCATCAAAAGAACCTTTAAATCTTACAAAGCCATTTACAAAGATTAAgtcataccatatataaaaattaactcaaaattatcAAATACCTACATATTTGAGtcaaaactttaaaactcttaaaggaaaacaaaggggTAAATCTTCATGTCCTTGGATTTGGTAATGGACTTacagatatgacaccaaaagcaaggacaacaaaaagaaaaatatacacataggacttcataaaaattaaaaacttctgtgaatAAAAATACACtaccaagaaagtaaaaaggcaggatgcctgagtggcttagtggttgagcatctgccttcagctctggttgaGATCCCgcggttccaggatcgagtcccacattgggctccctgcatgaagcctgcttatccctctgcctccatctctgcctctctctctctgtgtgtgtctcttatgaataaataaataaaatttaaaaaaaagaaaaaggcaaaggaagaaacaaaatggaagaaaatatttgcaaattatatatctggaATAggtttgtatccagaatatatgaagaactcttacaattcaacagGAAAATGACAAACAACTCAgtattaaaaatgggcaaaggtctttttttttatttttatttatttatgatagtcacagagagagagagagaggcagagacataggcagagggagaagcaggctccgtgcaccaggagcccgacgtgggactcgatcctgggtctccaggatcgtgccctgggccaaaggcaggcgccaaaccgctgcgccacccagggatcccaaatgggCAAAGgtcttgaatagatatttttccaaagaagatatataaatatccaataaatatatgaaacgatgctcaatatcattagtcattaggaaaatgcaaaaattttaaaaattaacaattaatAATTGTTTTTGAGAATGTGGAGCAATTGGAATCTTCATGCATTGCTAGTAGGAGTGCAAAATGTTGCAGTGGAATAGTGTggtatttcctcaaaaagttatacatagaattaccatatgacctagcaattccattcttagatatatgcccaagagaaataaaaacatacatccaTGCAAAAACTTATACAGAAGTGCTTAAGGCAGCATTTACAACGGTTGAAatgtagaaacaactcaaatatccaccAATgtttgaatggataaataaaatacaatatgggaatataatgaaatactattcagccataaaaaggaatgaaatactgtaCATGCTATAATataaatgaaccttgaaaacattatgcaaagaagccagacataaaaggtcacatactgcatgattccatttatatgaaatatccaaaatgcGTAATTCCATGGAGACAGCAAATTAGTCATTgctaggggaggggaggaggggaaaaattgggagtgactgcttaatgggtatgggGGTCTCCTTCAGAGTTAATGAAAGTATTTTGGAACTATATAGAGGAAATGGTttcacaacattgtgaatgtactataCGTCACTGCATGTGTactttaaaatggctaatttcgggatccctgggtggcgcagtggtttggcgcctgcctttggcccagggcgcgatcctggagacccgggatcgaatcccacgtctggctcctggtgcatggagcctgcttctccctctgcctatgtctctgcctctctctctctctctctgtgactatcataaataaataaaaattaaaaaaaaaaataaaaaataaaatggctaattttatgttctgttaatttttcctaaaaatatagtctcatttgtaaaaagatatatataagtatattctTTAGGCCAATTGGCCTTCACATTTTTTATATTGCATATCCCTCTCAGCATCCAGTGATACTGATGGATCCTATCCTAAGCAAATGCACACACCCAGCAAAAATATACATCTCTCGCCCagtcacacacacatgcacataattTTGAATATAATTCCAAGGGATTCAGAGGTTTCTCTAGTTAAGAATGCTGGAATGCAAGGAGTAAGTGCTCTCCCTTTAACATAGCTCACCTGctatttgtttcttcctttttctgtctcACTACCATGTAgcttcttctccatctcctctgtTTTTACCTATAGCTTCTGCTTCTTCATGATGTCAATCTGCTCATGTATCATAGTTTCTCAGGTTCCTAGGGTACAGTTCTTTTCATAAGTGTACATACTCTACTATCTTCTAAACATATGCAGCCTTGCATATCATTTCAGGTGGTCCACAGACTTCCTCAATTGAGAACACCTGGTCTAGGTCAATCTGTACAGTCAGCATATCAGACTTCCTTAGACATTGAAACAAATCTGACTCAGAGAGGACAAGGGTGGGCATGGACTGGAAGGCAGCAGCCCTGCAGGATGGCTAAGCTCCTCCTTAGGTGCCCTGGAGGTGAAAATACTGAAGTTGAGAAACCCATCAGGGTGCACCTCCTAAGTCAAGTGGTAGGTAGCACACAGGGTCAAAGAAGCTTCCCTGAACACTGTGAATTGAGGCAGAGAGCAGCGAAGCACGGAGGCTCTCTTCTCAGCAATCACTTTTCTAGGCTTCATGGAAACCCTCTACTACAGGGATCTGGAAGGGATTTGTTCTGATTTCCAGTTGTCAAGACAGCATTCCATCTCTGCTGGGGTTGACTTACCTCTGTGGGAatttggggaagggagggaaggagccaAAGACATTTTACTCAGGTCACCACCTTGGTCATCTCTCCATGAATGTTTTGGAGTGAGCAACAGTCAGGTGCCTGAATGTAAAGGGTGAGAGGCTCTGGAAGGTTGAGGAGTCTGAAAATTGCATATTCCTCCCCTCttgaaaagacaggaaaaatcaGACCATGTCTGCATCCCTCAAATCCTCAGCTGCCTTTGCACAACAGCTAAATCTCTGAATGAAAATAgccataggggaaaaaaatagccaTAGGCCATATTTTCAAGACTGATATTGTGTCTTTCTGGAGATTCCAGAAAGTCTACTTAATACTCAGTGATTGTTTGGGCACAATAATTACATGCATTTTTAGTAGAACATGACAGAACTACCtatttatgaaaattaagaaaaatattttgtgtgtagCTAATTGAATCCATTTTCCATGTAGTAATAATTAATGCAATGAACTTAATTTTGTaatcttgtttgattttttttctttttttattttttatttttttattttttttttctatcttaaacACATTCTTTGCCCCAAATGAAAATagctgtatttaattttttgcttatAAGAATAACCCAACCTGATAGGAGTCAgttaaataaaactggaaaaaactacttagaagaaaataaaatcctcatTCAACTATATACTTCCCTGCCTGGCAATCCTCCACGTACCTATTTTATGAAGGTctggagaagaagagaaatgaacatCAGTGGCTGAGCGGAGAAGTGGAATGAGGGGTAGATGCTTTGAaatcaaaggagagaaagaaaaaaattccttggcGACGTACCAATGGCCGGTTGCCTTGGGAGATGTAGCCCTTCCCAGATAAGAGAGAACAAACACATATCACAGGAAGAAGGGGCCACGTTTGACCTTTGGGATTAGTAAAGACCAAATTGAGTGACAGGGGGTCCAGCGGTGAGAGGAGGGGACTACAGCGCGGCGAGGCGGTGGAAAGGGGCTAGGGAAGGGAAAAAGTGGGCTGGCTCCTGACGCACATTCTGCTGGTGGGAGGGGAACTAAGGACCCGAGCCCACTGGTGACGTTTCCTTCACGTGATCAGAAGCCGACGTGTGCAGAAGTCCCTCTCCTCCAGGTACCAGCTCCCTGTTTCCGTAGAGAAAGATTTCGGACTAAGAGCCGAAGGGGCAGCTGGTGGATAGCCCTGCAGGTCAGTAGGAGATGGAGGAGAAGCGGGGTGGGTGCTGGGACAAGAGTGGTAACTGGTAGAGGCTGCTTTCCAGAtgccaccccctcccacctccattcATTTTGGCGCAGGAAATTGTATGAGTGTTGGGGAGAGGTCTGGGTACCGTCTCTCATTTCCGTGGATCAGTGTGGGTTTACGGCAGAAAGAAATCCGAGGAGAAGGAGGAATCTCTCTGGAATGGCTACAAGTCCACAGGCACCTGCGGACCCTTGGGGTGAAGGGTGGGGATAGTAGCAGAGGGCAAAGACCAGAGTGGGTACAGGACTGGATTCTTACTACCCCGTTCTTCCCCAATGGCCATAGGTTTGGTGCAAGAAACGGAGAGCTTGGCgggaggagatggagagggacCAGGGGTTGAGAATGGGTACCCGTTGGGATTTCCTAGGAGGGAGGCTATGGAGTTTCGTCTGACGGAGAGGGCCGGGAGAGGGGGATGGCGATAGCGAAGAAATGGCCTGATCTCTGCAGGGCAGCGGGAGAGGGCATAGCCTGTGAGCCCGAGGTGGGAAGGGCCTTCGTTCCCTGCATCTCTTCTTCACCTTCCGTCCATTTTGGAGCCGGAAATGGTGGGCTGCATGTcggtggggagaaggggaggaggtgcTGTAAAGGAGGGGGACAGAGGTTCGGTCTGGAGACCAGCTCCCTTTTGCGGAGGAGCGGCTTCTAAACTAGGGAGGGCTGAGAGGAGATAGCATGAGCCCAAATTTTTActgaatttggaaataatttatctCTTGCATTGTAGAAAAACGTGGTATATCTGTGTATGTAAAGAGGCAAGGGGTGTCACGAATGCTCTGGACATTTTTGCTCTGCCCCCTGACTCTGCGGTCACCATTTTCAGAGAAGTGATGTGGTTTGTGTTATCTGGGCACCCTAGAGTGGGAGGTTTGGACGGCAGATAAGGGAGTACAGCAGGATCTGCCTTCTGAACATCATTATGCTGAATGAACTTCAAAACTTCACTCATTTTAGTGCAAGAACAAGTGAGATAGAAATTTGAGAGAGGattcagaaacaaagaaacccTTTGGAAATAAACTTTCTCTGCCATTGCCCAGTAGTAGAATGGAGACTGTTAGGGAGGAGCTGTAGAGGAGGATCAGAGAAGCTAGGGAAAGGGCAAGAGAGTGGCAGGATTTGGGAAAGTTTTGACAACTATAGTGTGAAAGAATCAGTGTCCCAGTTGCCAGTCATTCACTTCTCAACCCTCTATTCACCCACTGTCTCCCATCTCTCTACAGGTCTTCTGGTCTGTGGTTGTGGGCACCAACCCAGACAAGAAGAGGAAAGACCTGCAGGATCAGTACAGGTCAGTGGGAGAGCGTAACTGTCCCAGGACCTCTGAGAATAGGAGTGACTTAAGCTTGGGCAGAagttgaggggcagcccaggtgtctcagcggtttagcactgccttcagcccagggcctgatcctggagacccaggatcgagtcccacatcgggttccctgcatggagcctgcttctccctctgcttgtgtctctgcctctctctctttctctctatgtctctcataactaaataaataaataaataaaacattaaaaaaaaaaagaagttgaagacGCTACTACCTGCCAACTCTCCTCCCGGCCACCCTACTGCAGTCTCAGAATACATGGCCTCTGTCAGGATTCTAAGGGAAGAAACATGGTATTTTATGGCTGGAGATGACAGAGGGGAGAACAAGGGAGTAAGAGACAGGAGGTGTGGCATCTGTGAAACCTCTTGAAGATAATAGAGTAGCCCTGAAATCTGAGAAGTGGCCATTATTCTGTTTTGTCTGCAGTTTTAGAAGTCTCACAACTGCaggcaagggaaaaaagaaactggcCCAGGATTACTGAAGGTCAGTGTAAGTTGAGACTAAGTTTTAAGTGTAAGAAAGAAGCACATGTGGATGTTTCTGTAAAGTTGCATCATGTAAATACGTGTGAAgcgagaaggaaaggaaaaaaaaaaatgtatgggtAGGAATGTACTTGTAATTTGAGATAAGGTGAGGAAAACCCTAAATCATAAACGCAATTATTTTCAGAAGCTGTTTTCCCCAATCTAAGTCCTCCTTTTTTGTGTCCTAGGACAGGCAAAGGAGGGAGAATCTCAACATGGAAAAGGTCTACAAAGAAAATGAACGGAAGCCAGAAAACGAAGGAAAGCTGGAAATCGAGGGACAGCCAGAAGATGAAGTAGATAcagaagatgaaggaaaattAGATGAGGAAGAAAAGCTGGAAGTAGAGGAGAAGCCAGGGCATGAGGGAAAGCTCCAGAATAAGGGACAGCCAGATGATGAGGGACAACCAGAAGATGatggaaaacaagaaaagcaGGGCAAGTCCAATGATGAGGGAAAACCACAAGATGAGGGCAAGCCAGAATCCCAGGCAAAGCCTGAGGGTGAGCCACGGGCTGCTGAAAAGCGCCCAGCTGAAGATTACGTTCccaggaaagcaaaaagaaaaacagacaggGGGACGGATGATTCCCCCAAGGACTATCAGGAGGACTTACAGGAAAGGCACTTGGGCAGTGAGGAGATGATGAGAGAATGTGGAGATATTTCAAGGGCTCAGGAAGAgttaaggaaaaaacagaaaatgggtGGTTTTCATTGGATGCCAAGAGATGTACAGGATCCGTTTGCCCCAAGGGGACAACGAGGTGTCAGGGGGgtgaggggcggagggaggggccAGAAGGACTTAGAAGATGTTCCATATGTTTAATGCCTTTGGCCTTTAATTCTGATTTCTCTGATGGGAATATTGCCAACTCGCTTTCCCTGGCAGGCATTTGCCAGGCTATGTGCTTTAACCTTATGCTGATACATTGCTTTAGGTGTCACTCTCAGTTACCAGCAGCCTTTTGACCCAACTTTGACACTCTGTCTTTCAGTAGGGAACTTTCACCCATGTGCATGGAAGAAATGTTCATGGTACattgtaaaaatattaataaaaaaacagttttttgaACTGCATCTACAGCATCAGcccatttttgaaaaatatatagttaCATGATACATCCACAAGTAGAGAAAACTATGAAACTGAGTAGGTCAAAAGAGAAATAGTGGTTTTCTCTGTGTAGTGGCAGTGGAAGAGATTATCTTCTATCTTctgcttttttccttaaaaaacattacttttgtcaaaaaagtaaataacaaaaGATTGTAAATGTGGGAAGATACATAACACGCAATCAAAATAACAGTTCAGTAAGTTTATTAAGGCAGTGGAGACACTCAAAATTCCTTTTGTCAGAATGTGGAATGATGTGTAAAACTCATATTACCTCTGGGACTCGGAGCTGGAGGAATCAACCTGGCAGTTATTACAGATGCATTACTGTAACCAACAATCTtatcacctgtgaaatggggataaaacTTCTCTTCCAGGGCTATGGAGAAGATCAGATGAGGTTCTGAGTATATAAACTGCATTGGGCTGACTTCTACCCTCTGACCTGCACTAGCAGAACCAGAATTCTGTCAGATGTTTGGGGGAGGGCTGAAGGAAGTCTCACTTGTGTCCAGGAATAAGTCCTGGAAGCTAAGAGGTGGGTGCCACTTTACTTGGAGTAATACTGTGTCTGATGTGCACTGTGCGTCTTCTCATGGGTCCTGCACCCCCCTAAGGGCCCCACTGCTGCTAGTGGGCTGGAATCCTTAAGGTAACAAAACCCTATTGATTTCCCTAGAGTCTCTGCTGAGTTGAATCCCCTCTATGTTCCCTGCTGAACTGGAGAAGATCCCTCCTCTCATACTGTAGTTTTATTAACCTTGACATGAAATGTGGAAAAATGctttgtaaaattttaagtaatatatttttcagaCATAATTACCCCATTAGACTTGCCGTTTTCAAAGCAAACAATTTATCTTATTGATTTTGGTACTCAAAACATATAATagaggttttaaaatatatatattaattatcaAGTCAGAAGACTTCAATTCTTGGTCCAGTTCTGTCCCTGATTGAATATGTAGCCCTGAGCACATAATTTCACTATTTAGCAACTGAAGCTTGCCACTCCAAAAGAAACAGACTAGGAGAGAGATTATATCACAATTCATTGCTAATGATTTTAACATTGGATACAGTAGTTTTTCTTAAAGTTTGCTAGCTGCCAACAGACCATCTGCATTAAAAATCACGTAGCTACTTTGTCAAAAATTCAGAATCCTGGTTCCCATTTCAGATCCAATATATCAGAATCTCTTTTGACTGGTCttcacaatgtgtgtgtgtgtgtgtgtgtgtgtgtgtgtgtgtgtgtccttggttttagttcatttttatttttatcaaatggataccaaattttaaaatccaatagtgcaaaataatttattattaaaaacttcAATCTGCCTTGCCTTTCCATATTTTCATCCTCCAGAGACAAGTACcataaacatttttggtttcttctAGTATTTACCTCCATATTGCTGAAATATGCTTatgctgtgatttctttttttaaacagcttcatTAAGATGTAATTTACATATCACAAAactcacccttttaaagtgtacaatttagtagTTTTTGGTATATTAACAGAGTTCTGAATCTCTCATCATTATCTAGTTCCAGGATATTTctgtcaccccaaaaagaaatctcataccCATTAGCATATAATAGGGTTCCCATTCTCTACCCCTAGCACCTGGCAAATGCTGATCTActttgtctctatagatttgtatattctaaacatttcatatatatatggaatcatacaatatacaACCTTTCATGTAGCATaaggttttcaaggttcatccacattgtagtgTGTATCAGTACTAAAACTTTgtgtacatggattttttttttttgccttttaaaataaactttattgagaggatctctgggtggctcagcagtttggtgcctgccttcacccagggcgtgatcctggagtcctgggatcgagtcccacatcaggctccctgcatggagcctgcttctccctctgcctatttctctgcctctctctctctgtgtttctaataaataaatatcttttaaaaataaaataaactttattgaaaagacaaaatataatacTTATACATACAGAAATGATGGTTCTGCCTTAGCTTTTTATGTAGATAACTTTAGTGCATGTTAATGATAATATCCAAAGTCGCTTTAACTTTATTTGTATGCTTTGATCCCTTTTATGAACAGGTACTCTAAATTTATATGTACTTgagttttttctgttttaaggtAAGCACAGGTGTATAGTATTTGATACAGTTATTCATGTCtgctggaaaaagcaaaaatactttttttcacttttttgttttttaaagttaaaatatttttccagttttattgaaatataatttacatatattactaTGTAAGTTTAAGGGGTATAGTATATGGAtttatatacatatcatatatattgCACATATGTTGtaaaataattaccacaataaaTGTAGTTAATGCCCACCATCTCATATAGATacgataaaaagaaaaagcaaaaaaaaaaaaaattctctttgtgaGGAGAACTATTAGGATTTACTCTTAACAACTTTCATATATAATGTACATCAGAGTTAACTTTTTGCatttaaatatgtgttttatttctttgggacTATACCTAGGGGTGGAATTGCTATCATGTGGTAGcactattcttaactttttgaggaactgccaaaccaCTTTCCAAAACAACTATGGCATTTGACAGTCCCATCCACAGTGTACAagcattccaatttctccacatccttgctaacacttgtcattgcctgtattttttattttagccatcttaCTCCGTATAAAGTAgaatcccattgtggttttgatttgctaatGGCtaatgacgttgagcatcttttcatgtgtttattgatcatttgtatatcgtctttggcaaaatgtctatttaaatcctttacccattttaaaatgggttgattgtctttttattgtcaagttgtaagagttctttgtttATTGTGACACAAGTCTCTTATCAGATGTATGACTTGTAATTGctatttcctgacttgttaactTTAGTCATTATCCATGGCATTCTGATGTGACAACAGAGTAGTTCTATCTTACCATCACAATCCCCATATCTATCGCCTGCCTCCCAGTATAGCTTTATCATATCCAATATGTATTTTAACAGGCATTCCAGTGATTCTGTTGCTTAATTCTGAGAATCATTTGTGGATTTGTCAGGTTAGGCTAAGCTTAGGCTAAGCTTATGCTAGGCTAGCTACCAACCCCAAAAgatcagtggcttaacacaacaaaGGTTAATTTCTCAAACTTGGTGAGAGTTGGGGATAGTGAGGTTCTGCTTTCCCTAGTTTCCCATAGATGCAGACTAACCATGATACCACTGCAACAGAGGAAAAGAGTACATGGAGATCTCACACCCATTTTTCCACACTGTGGTCTAGAAGTAATATAAATCACTGCTGTTCACAGCCCACTTTTCTCATATTTCTAGCTCTTTGATTCTGACAAGCAATTCTGAGAGAGATGTTATTATACATTCTATATAGGTGACTGAACTGAGGCTCAATGAGAATAAGTGATTTATGCAAGGTCACATACTGGTAAGGGGAAGGGCCTCTACTGGAACTTAGGTTCATCTGGCTTTAAGGCAATAATCCTTAACTAGTTTGCTTTCCTAAAcagaattatttgaattttatcttcaCTCTATTAACCAACTAATCCTTTAAGAAGTCAGAATAACGGTAATGCTTCTTCAGATGACAGACGTATGAGCAACGCTCATAATGGCACCACTTCTTCCAGTATTAATGTCTTTAAAAGGCATTTGATGCCAATTCACAGCCTGACTGCCTTGGCCACCAAGTCATGGGTTATGCCTATAGTGGATGTAGGTATTCAGACAGGTGGTAACACCTGTTTTCTCCTGGACTTGGAGGATGACAGGTCTTTTTAAGTCCCTTTTGCCTGGGGTATCCTATACTTTGGGCCTTGGATGACTCAAACATCAGAAGTACTGCACCAGTGTCACCAAAACAGGCCCAGGCACAATCAAGGTCCTTCTGGGAGTCTG
This genomic window contains:
- the TCEAL5 gene encoding transcription elongation factor A protein-like 5 translates to MEKVYKENERKPENEGKLEIEGQPEDEVDTEDEGKLDEEEKLEVEEKPGHEGKLQNKGQPDDEGQPEDDGKQEKQGKSNDEGKPQDEGKPESQAKPEGEPRAAEKRPAEDYVPRKAKRKTDRGTDDSPKDYQEDLQERHLGSEEMMRECGDISRAQEELRKKQKMGGFHWMPRDVQDPFAPRGQRGVRGVRGGGRGQKDLEDVPYV